A window of the Patescibacteria group bacterium genome harbors these coding sequences:
- a CDS encoding caspase family protein, giving the protein MKSKFILVALIFVLGLSSFSFVSAKDNNGQTNMRKPLFASEMKIYHKASLTQGIGNTKTKPVNPPGLNKKKNSDSGATGVFGEPLADGADKYAVIIGVCDYQGTINDICDSDGDALNMYDALITFYGYDSGNIILLRDDNATFSAIDSAVKSIESLESAGDEVVFFFSGHGGDGMAQDYDKERKDEAIITHDLQYIWDGQLQNWFSGFDTNRIVFIFDSCLSGGMNDVASEGVMFVSASKENQLAYVYSTGVNGEGMFSHYFVNEAILQGLADFFDHDNNVAIQDVVIEEAFDYTRLNLPSIYQIPTIVDNFLDDLML; this is encoded by the coding sequence ATGAAAAGTAAATTTATTTTAGTTGCTTTAATTTTTGTTTTAGGATTATCTTCATTTTCTTTTGTTTCAGCTAAGGATAATAATGGCCAAACAAATATGCGCAAGCCATTATTCGCTTCAGAAATGAAAATTTATCATAAAGCCTCACTTACTCAAGGCATAGGTAATACAAAAACAAAACCAGTAAATCCTCCAGGATTGAATAAGAAAAAGAATTCTGATAGCGGAGCAACAGGTGTATTTGGCGAGCCCTTGGCTGATGGCGCTGATAAATACGCAGTAATAATTGGCGTTTGCGATTATCAGGGAACAATAAACGACATTTGTGATTCTGATGGCGATGCCTTAAATATGTATGATGCGCTCATCACTTTTTACGGGTATGATTCCGGAAATATAATTTTGCTTAGAGATGATAACGCAACTTTCTCTGCAATAGATAGCGCCGTGAAATCAATTGAAAGTTTGGAGTCAGCAGGCGATGAAGTGGTATTTTTCTTTAGCGGACATGGTGGAGATGGAATGGCCCAGGATTATGATAAAGAGAGAAAAGACGAAGCAATTATCACCCACGATTTGCAATATATTTGGGACGGACAATTGCAAAATTGGTTTAGTGGATTTGACACCAATCGCATTGTTTTCATTTTTGATTCCTGCCTTTCGGGCGGTATGAATGATGTGGCAAGTGAAGGAGTAATGTTTGTGTCAGCTTCTAAAGAAAATCAATTGGCCTATGTTTATTCTACTGGTGTAAATGGAGAAGGGATGTTTAGTCATTATTTTGTAAATGAAGCTATATTGCAAGGCTTAGCTGATTTTTTTGACCACGATAATAACGTTGCAATTCAAGATGTGGTAATTGAAGAAGCCTTTGACTATACAAGACTAAATCTCCCAAGCATTTACCAGATACCAACAATTGTTGATAATTTTTTAGATGATTTGATGTTGTAG
- the rpsO gene encoding 30S ribosomal protein S15 — protein MMLTKAKKDKVIEQFKTHKGDTGSPQVQIAILTEEMKELASHLKKHKHDYSSRRGLLKKVGQRRRLLRYLVREDEKAYDKLVKALGLKK, from the coding sequence ATTATGCTTACTAAAGCGAAAAAAGACAAAGTTATCGAACAATTTAAAACCCACAAAGGCGACACTGGTTCACCCCAGGTTCAGATTGCGATTTTGACCGAAGAAATGAAAGAACTGGCTTCCCACTTAAAGAAACACAAGCATGACTATTCTTCTCGCCGCGGGCTGTTAAAAAAAGTCGGTCAAAGACGCCGGCTTTTGCGTTATTTAGTGCGGGAAGACGAGAAGGCGTATGATAAATTGGTAAAGGCGCTGGGGTTGAAGAAGTAA
- a CDS encoding NYN domain-containing protein, protein MIKHSEQRVGVFIDVQNLYYSAKNLYQAKVDFGKVLKEAVGSRKLIRAFAYVIQAQLPEEKKFFAALDSQGFEVRMKDLQVFVTGDKKGDWDVGLTIDAIKVAPQLDVIVFVTGDGDYVPAIEYLQYHGTQVEVIAFGETASAKLRDVADDFTDLSEDRENFLIRTYSSRRTTRPAPARTVRTPRRRTVARR, encoded by the coding sequence ATGATTAAACATAGTGAACAGCGCGTGGGAGTATTTATTGACGTTCAAAATTTGTACTATTCGGCTAAAAATTTGTATCAAGCCAAAGTTGATTTTGGCAAAGTTTTAAAAGAGGCAGTGGGCTCGCGCAAACTTATTCGCGCTTTTGCTTATGTTATCCAAGCCCAGCTGCCGGAAGAAAAAAAGTTTTTTGCGGCTCTAGATTCCCAGGGGTTTGAAGTGAGAATGAAAGATCTCCAAGTTTTTGTGACCGGAGATAAAAAGGGCGATTGGGATGTGGGTCTTACTATTGATGCGATTAAGGTCGCGCCCCAACTTGATGTAATCGTCTTCGTCACCGGTGATGGCGATTATGTCCCGGCCATAGAATATCTCCAGTACCACGGCACCCAAGTGGAAGTTATTGCTTTTGGAGAAACCGCCTCTGCCAAACTCCGGGATGTTGCTGATGATTTTACGGATTTAAGCGAGGATAGAGAAAACTTTTTAATTAGAACTTACAGCAGCCGCAGGACCACAAGGCCAGCGCCGGCAAGAACCGTAAGAACGCCAAGAAGAAGAACTGTGGCGCGGAGATAA
- the dinD gene encoding DNA damage-inducible protein D: MPNKIIPSAPHKDFENIKKIDENEIEYWNARELLPLLGYKKWQNSEEVISRAARACINSGQAVDNHFTAFSKMAEIGLNTVRRIKDYKLDRYACYLIAQNGDPNKSEIALAQTYFAIQTRKQEIFEQLPDNEKRLFIRNEVTGHNKKLFKTAKQAGVTKFGLFNDAGYKGLYEMPLKEIEAKKGIKKGELLDRAGSTELAANLFRITQTDEKIRKEKIKGEDPACDTHFMVGGKVRQTIKDIGGTAPEHLPIEKHIKQVKKDVKRLKNADQEMLK; encoded by the coding sequence ATGCCCAATAAAATAATACCATCTGCTCCGCATAAGGATTTTGAGAACATTAAAAAAATTGACGAGAATGAGATTGAATATTGGAATGCTCGTGAATTATTGCCGCTTTTAGGATATAAAAAATGGCAAAATTCTGAGGAGGTAATTTCTAGGGCGGCGCGAGCTTGCATTAATAGCGGCCAGGCTGTGGATAACCATTTTACTGCATTCAGTAAAATGGCTGAAATCGGCTTAAACACGGTTAGAAGGATAAAAGATTATAAACTGGATAGATACGCTTGTTACCTTATTGCTCAAAATGGCGACCCAAATAAATCAGAAATTGCTTTAGCCCAAACCTATTTTGCCATCCAAACAAGAAAGCAGGAAATTTTTGAACAATTGCCAGACAACGAAAAAAGATTGTTTATCCGCAATGAAGTAACTGGTCACAATAAAAAACTTTTTAAAACCGCCAAGCAGGCCGGTGTAACTAAATTCGGATTATTTAATGATGCCGGATACAAGGGCCTTTATGAGATGCCATTAAAAGAAATTGAAGCCAAGAAGGGAATCAAAAAAGGCGAATTGTTAGACAGGGCTGGTTCCACAGAATTGGCAGCCAATCTATTTCGCATTACTCAAACAGATGAAAAAATAAGAAAAGAAAAAATAAAAGGAGAAGACCCTGCTTGCGACACTCATTTTATGGTGGGCGGGAAAGTTCGACAAACTATTAAAGATATTGGCGGAACCGCACCAGAGCATTTGCCAATAGAAAAACATATTAAGCAAGTGAAAAAAGATGTAAAGCGATTAAAAAACGCAGACCAGGAAATGCTAAAATAA
- a CDS encoding ATP-binding protein yields MYIHRQLEKEIAPFLKKKEVIAVIGPRQSGKTTFIQNLEKELESQKNKVLFITFEKKSDLDLFQASIDDFKDLISKYDYVIIDEFQYAKDGGQKLKYLYDATQIKFIISGSSSLELTFKTGKYMVGRMLSFKLAPFSFREFLSFENKELSGLLEGRINSNSFLKFNVKNSFGQEINRRLNKSLEKYVIYGGYPAVVLSATNQEKEKILEGIMETYLLKDIKSLLNLASEGGLVKLSRFLAAQIGNIVKYEELSNASGLDYREVIKHLNILESTFIVKLIKPFFTNRRTELVKNPKNYFIDLGLRNYLLNDFRSLESRNDLGAVMENYGFNLLQKLELARDLKYWRTKSKAEVDFIIEKEQKVFPIEIKYSSKPVIGKSLHSFIEKFNPPQAVILTKDYLGEKKVKKTKVKFIPLSYF; encoded by the coding sequence ATGTATATTCACCGACAATTAGAAAAGGAAATCGCCCCATTCTTAAAGAAAAAAGAGGTTATTGCTGTAATCGGCCCTAGGCAATCCGGTAAAACCACATTTATTCAGAATCTTGAAAAAGAGCTTGAATCCCAAAAAAATAAAGTGCTGTTCATTACTTTTGAAAAAAAAAGCGACTTGGACTTGTTTCAAGCGAGCATTGATGATTTCAAGGATTTAATCAGTAAATATGATTATGTTATTATTGATGAGTTTCAATATGCCAAAGACGGCGGCCAGAAATTAAAATATTTATATGACGCCACCCAAATAAAATTTATCATTTCTGGCTCCTCCTCGCTCGAATTAACTTTCAAGACCGGTAAATATATGGTCGGCCGGATGCTAAGCTTTAAACTTGCGCCGTTTTCTTTTAGAGAATTTTTGTCTTTTGAAAATAAGGAATTGTCTGGCTTGTTAGAGGGAAGAATAAATTCTAATTCTTTTTTAAAGTTTAATGTCAAAAATAGTTTTGGCCAAGAAATAAACAGAAGATTAAATAAGTCCCTGGAAAAGTATGTTATTTATGGCGGTTATCCGGCGGTTGTCTTAAGCGCAACCAATCAAGAAAAAGAAAAGATTTTAGAAGGAATCATGGAAACTTATTTATTAAAAGATATTAAAAGTTTGTTGAACTTGGCTTCCGAAGGCGGACTTGTAAAATTAAGCCGATTTTTAGCCGCCCAAATTGGCAATATAGTGAAATATGAAGAGTTGTCCAATGCTTCTGGGCTAGATTATCGCGAAGTTATTAAACATTTGAATATTTTGGAAAGCACTTTCATTGTTAAATTGATTAAACCTTTTTTTACTAACCGGCGCACCGAATTGGTTAAGAATCCTAAAAATTATTTTATTGATTTGGGCTTGCGCAATTATTTGCTAAACGATTTCCGTTCCCTCGAAAGCAGGAATGATTTGGGCGCGGTAATGGAGAATTATGGTTTTAACTTATTGCAAAAATTAGAACTCGCCAGGGATTTAAAATATTGGCGCACTAAAAGCAAGGCCGAAGTTGATTTTATCATAGAAAAGGAACAAAAAGTTTTTCCAATTGAAATAAAATATTCGTCCAAGCCAGTTATCGGCAAAAGCTTGCATAGTTTTATCGAAAAATTCAACCCGCCGCAAGCAGTTATTTTGACTAAAGATTATTTGGGTGAAAAGAAAGTTAAAAAAACAAAAGTTAAGTTTATTCCCTTGAGTTATTTTTGA
- a CDS encoding DUF433 domain-containing protein, producing the protein MKNTLKNLKKIREKRVGKLKNFTKEERIEINPEIVLGKPVIRGTRLTVEYVLKLLGQGIKPEEILKGYPQLEKEDIEAVLDYAFKRVSEEKIFPLTLQVQNNYENSIGRKHFAPNFQSVNKERARS; encoded by the coding sequence ATGAAAAACACACTTAAAAATTTAAAAAAAATCAGAGAAAAGAGAGTTGGTAAATTAAAAAATTTCACCAAAGAAGAAAGGATAGAAATCAATCCGGAAATTGTCTTAGGCAAACCAGTGATTAGAGGTACCCGCTTAACAGTTGAATATGTTTTAAAGCTCCTGGGCCAAGGAATAAAGCCGGAAGAGATTTTGAAGGGCTATCCTCAACTGGAAAAAGAAGATATTGAGGCAGTTTTAGATTACGCGTTCAAAAGAGTGAGTGAAGAAAAAATATTTCCTTTAACGCTCCAAGTTCAAAATAATTATGAAAATTCTATTGGACGAAAACATTTCGCCCCTAATTTCCAAAGCGTTAACAAAGAAAGGGCGCGAAGTTAA
- a CDS encoding DUF5615 family PIN-like protein, with amino-acid sequence MKILLDENISPLISKALTKKGREVKSVAEDYQSYANGKLLKLAARDKSIFVTKDKDFGELVFKFNYPHSGVILLRLQNDSIRNTFLILNQVLKYPENLLEKSFVVVTEKNIRIVKSPF; translated from the coding sequence ATGAAAATTCTATTGGACGAAAACATTTCGCCCCTAATTTCCAAAGCGTTAACAAAGAAAGGGCGCGAAGTTAAATCAGTAGCCGAGGATTATCAATCTTATGCTAATGGCAAACTTTTAAAGTTAGCCGCAAGAGATAAAAGCATATTTGTTACAAAAGACAAAGATTTTGGCGAGCTGGTGTTCAAATTCAATTATCCGCATTCCGGAGTAATTCTTTTGCGGTTACAAAATGACTCAATTAGAAATACTTTTTTGATTTTAAATCAAGTTCTCAAATATCCCGAGAACTTGTTAGAAAAATCATTCGTTGTTGTCACGGAGAAAAACATCAGAATCGTCAAATCTCCTTTTTGA